One Halarcobacter ebronensis genomic window carries:
- a CDS encoding winged helix-turn-helix transcriptional regulator has product MESKNYNCFFQLATDIIGGKWKSMVIWVLRKDIKRNGEIKKMIPDISQKMLTQQLRELENAGVVERLVYPIVPPKVEYKLTSAGQKLIPILEQLHDWGREYAKDNNIKITKDPNCVLE; this is encoded by the coding sequence ATGGAAAGTAAAAATTATAACTGTTTTTTTCAATTGGCAACAGATATTATTGGTGGAAAATGGAAGAGTATGGTAATTTGGGTTTTGAGAAAAGATATAAAAAGAAATGGTGAAATCAAAAAGATGATACCAGACATAAGTCAAAAGATGTTAACTCAACAGTTAAGAGAGCTCGAAAATGCTGGAGTTGTTGAGAGGCTTGTATATCCTATAGTCCCTCCAAAAGTTGAGTACAAATTAACCTCTGCTGGGCAAAAACTCATTCCTATTCTTGAACAACTTCATGATTGGGGAAGAGAATACGCAAAAGATAATAATATAAAAATTACAAAAGATCCAAACTGCGTATTAGAGTAG
- a CDS encoding YhdH/YhfP family quinone oxidoreductase, whose translation MKAYVVEKVEDKRFISGVKELEIPKIEDSEILIKTQYSSLNYKDALSSVGNPGVTRVFPHTTGIDISGIVEESKDEKFKKGDRVTVTGYDLGMNTNGGHAQFVKVPSSWVIKTPTNLSSKEIMTYGTAGLTAALSVNELLNNGIKNGKILVSGATGGVGSIAVAILSKLGFEVTAISGKEEKIPFLQELGAKEVILRKDFDVENSKPLGSEKYDGMIDTVGGNILVQALKVLKYDGVATCCGLTSSFELHTNVFPFILRGVRLIGIDSVECSINKKEKAWEKLASEFKIDSLNSLTTEITLEEISDAYKKLLSGEAVGRYLVRVE comes from the coding sequence ATGAAAGCTTATGTTGTAGAAAAAGTTGAAGATAAAAGATTTATCTCAGGAGTTAAAGAGCTTGAGATACCAAAAATAGAAGATAGTGAAATATTAATAAAAACGCAATATTCATCTCTTAATTATAAAGATGCACTAAGTTCTGTAGGAAATCCAGGAGTTACAAGAGTTTTTCCCCATACAACAGGGATTGACATTTCAGGGATTGTTGAAGAATCAAAAGATGAGAAGTTTAAAAAAGGGGACAGGGTAACTGTTACTGGATATGATTTGGGAATGAATACAAATGGTGGTCATGCCCAATTTGTAAAGGTACCTTCTTCATGGGTAATAAAAACTCCAACGAATCTAAGCTCAAAAGAGATAATGACCTATGGTACAGCTGGACTTACAGCAGCACTAAGTGTAAATGAACTACTAAATAATGGCATAAAAAATGGAAAAATTTTAGTCTCTGGGGCAACAGGAGGCGTTGGAAGCATTGCTGTAGCTATTTTAAGCAAATTAGGTTTTGAGGTAACTGCTATTTCAGGGAAAGAAGAAAAAATACCATTTTTACAAGAGCTTGGAGCAAAAGAGGTAATACTTAGAAAAGATTTTGATGTGGAAAATAGTAAACCACTTGGTAGTGAAAAATATGATGGTATGATTGATACAGTCGGAGGAAATATTTTAGTACAGGCACTTAAAGTATTAAAATATGATGGGGTTGCAACTTGTTGTGGATTAACCTCATCTTTTGAACTTCATACAAATGTTTTCCCATTTATTTTAAGAGGTGTTAGATTAATAGGAATTGACTCAGTTGAGTGCTCTATAAATAAAAAAGAGAAAGCTTGGGAAAAACTAGCAAGTGAGTTTAAAATTGACTCTTTAAATAGTTTAACAACTGAAATCACTTTAGAAGAGATATCAGATGCCTATAAAAAACTACTTTCAGGGGAAGCTGTAGGAAGATATTTGGTTAGAGTAGAATAA
- a CDS encoding LysE family translocator: MIELTNLYMFIIASFLLCLAPGPDNIYVLTQGITKGKKAAIITTLGLSTGIIIHTSAAAFGISIIFKTSELAFNIVKYLGAAYLLYIAYQAFKYRDEPLNLDVKTHEKGHLKKLYLKGFFMNVLNPKVSIFFLAFLPQFVSAQNGNIPLQMILLGVIFMILTIVTFSVIGVAGNILSSRLIQKPKIVKYMNIMTSFILGGLALKLAFTSR; this comes from the coding sequence TTAACAAATCTTTATATGTTTATAATTGCTTCATTTTTACTCTGTTTAGCTCCTGGGCCTGATAATATATATGTATTGACTCAAGGTATAACAAAAGGGAAAAAAGCAGCAATAATTACAACATTAGGACTCTCTACCGGTATTATTATTCATACAAGTGCAGCTGCTTTTGGTATCTCTATAATTTTTAAAACTTCTGAGTTAGCTTTTAATATTGTAAAGTATTTAGGTGCTGCTTATCTTCTTTATATTGCATATCAAGCTTTCAAATATAGGGATGAACCATTAAACTTGGATGTGAAAACCCATGAAAAAGGGCATTTGAAAAAACTATATCTAAAAGGTTTTTTTATGAATGTTCTAAATCCAAAGGTATCAATCTTCTTTTTGGCATTTCTTCCTCAGTTTGTATCTGCTCAAAATGGAAATATTCCTTTGCAAATGATTCTTTTAGGTGTTATTTTTATGATATTAACAATAGTTACTTTTTCAGTAATTGGAGTTGCTGGGAATATTTTAAGTTCAAGATTGATACAAAAACCTAAGATAGTAAAATATATGAATATTATGACTTCATTTATTTTGGGAGGATTGGCTTTAAAATTAGCCTTTACTTCAAGATAG
- the trxA gene encoding thioredoxin, whose protein sequence is MAGYIELTAENFDSTVEKGVSFVDFWAPWCGPCRMLAPVIDELAVDFEGKANICKVNTDEQQDLAVKYGIRSVPTMLIMKNGEVVDQVIGAHSKQALTDKINAQL, encoded by the coding sequence ATGGCAGGATATATTGAATTGACAGCTGAAAATTTTGACTCTACAGTAGAAAAAGGTGTATCTTTTGTAGATTTCTGGGCTCCTTGGTGTGGTCCTTGTAGAATGCTTGCTCCCGTAATTGATGAATTAGCAGTGGATTTTGAAGGGAAAGCTAATATTTGTAAAGTAAACACAGATGAACAACAAGATTTAGCGGTAAAGTATGGAATAAGATCTGTTCCAACAATGTTAATAATGAAAAATGGTGAAGTTGTAGATCAAGTAATAGGTGCACACTCTAAACAAGCATTAACTGATAAAATAAACGCGCAACTATAA
- a CDS encoding winged helix-turn-helix transcriptional regulator has translation MNKIEEFNENGEKCPVETALDILAGKWKILILWYLRSETKRFNELQKLLPNVTQKMLIQKLRELEKDGIVQRVVYPVVPPKVEYSLTDYGMSLKPILKQLYLWGEIHKQKV, from the coding sequence ATGAATAAAATTGAAGAATTTAATGAAAATGGTGAGAAGTGTCCAGTTGAAACAGCACTTGATATATTAGCAGGAAAATGGAAAATATTAATTTTATGGTATTTAAGAAGTGAAACAAAAAGGTTTAATGAACTTCAAAAACTACTTCCAAACGTTACTCAAAAGATGCTAATACAAAAACTAAGAGAACTTGAAAAAGATGGAATTGTACAAAGGGTTGTTTATCCTGTAGTTCCGCCTAAAGTTGAGTACTCATTAACAGATTATGGAATGAGTTTAAAACCTATCTTAAAGCAGTTGTATTTGTGGGGCGAGATACATAAACAAAAAGTTTAG
- a CDS encoding glutamate-5-semialdehyde dehydrogenase: protein MQQFLEESKKISREIATLSGEIKNRVLLEMADALMEHCDFIVSNNEKDMSHAKLNNLPEALLDRLLLTGERVEAMANALREIAALKEPVGRVLDGWVTQNGLNIQKVSIPIGVIGIIYESRPNVTSDTAALCFKSGNVCVLKGGKEAEHSNSAIANVLRHVLAKNKIPEQAISLIPDSSREGVATLIKQDKYVDLIIPRGGEALIRYVSENSTVPVVKHDKGLCHIFIDEAANHEKAIQIAINAKVQRPGVCNSMETLLIHKDVAPYILPPLYEAFMSYNTQLKGCEVTRKYIDIKCATQEDYDTEYLANILNIKVVKNVDEAIFHIAKHGSGHSESIISENYTTVNKFLNEVDAACVYANASTRFTDGGAFGLGAEVGISTNKLHSRGPMGINDLTTFKYKIYGNGQVR from the coding sequence ATGCAACAATTTTTAGAAGAATCAAAAAAAATTAGTAGAGAGATAGCCACATTAAGTGGTGAAATAAAAAACAGAGTTTTACTTGAAATGGCAGATGCTCTAATGGAACACTGTGATTTTATTGTTTCAAATAATGAAAAAGATATGAGCCATGCAAAACTAAACAATCTTCCTGAAGCACTATTAGATAGACTTCTTTTAACAGGGGAAAGAGTTGAAGCAATGGCAAATGCCCTAAGAGAGATTGCCGCACTAAAAGAACCAGTTGGAAGAGTTCTTGATGGATGGGTTACTCAAAATGGTTTAAATATACAAAAAGTATCTATTCCTATAGGTGTTATAGGTATTATCTATGAGAGCAGACCAAATGTTACTTCTGATACCGCTGCTTTATGCTTTAAAAGTGGAAATGTTTGTGTTTTAAAAGGTGGTAAAGAGGCTGAACACTCAAATAGTGCCATTGCAAATGTATTAAGACATGTATTAGCAAAAAACAAAATTCCAGAACAAGCAATATCACTTATACCAGATTCAAGCAGAGAGGGTGTTGCAACACTTATAAAACAAGACAAATATGTGGACTTAATTATTCCAAGAGGTGGAGAAGCACTAATTAGATATGTTAGTGAAAACTCAACTGTACCTGTTGTAAAACATGATAAAGGTTTATGTCACATTTTTATTGATGAGGCTGCAAATCATGAAAAAGCAATTCAAATTGCTATAAATGCAAAAGTGCAAAGACCAGGAGTATGTAACTCAATGGAAACACTTCTTATTCATAAAGATGTGGCACCATATATTCTTCCTCCTTTGTATGAGGCTTTTATGTCATATAACACCCAACTAAAAGGTTGCGAAGTTACAAGAAAATATATAGATATAAAGTGTGCAACCCAAGAGGATTATGATACAGAGTATTTGGCAAACATTTTAAATATAAAAGTGGTAAAAAATGTAGATGAAGCAATTTTTCATATTGCAAAACATGGTTCAGGTCACTCTGAATCAATAATTAGTGAAAACTACACAACTGTAAATAAATTCTTAAATGAAGTTGATGCAGCTTGTGTATATGCAAATGCAAGTACAAGATTTACTGATGGTGGAGCTTTTGGACTTGGGGCTGAAGTTGGAATTTCAACAAATAAACTTCACTCAAGAGGTCCAATGGGGATAAATGATCTTACAACTTTTAAATATAAAATCTATGGGAATGGTCAAGTAAGATAA